In Novosphingobium kaempferiae, the DNA window CATGTTCCACTCGGCGGCGCATCGCTGTTTGCCGAAGAGCCCCACAGCCTTGACGAGGTGTAGTCACTTGACTACATTTGGCTTCGAAGACGGTCAACCGTTTCGTTCGGAAGCGGGCATCTTAATCGGGCTGGAACGGAGAGAAGCGTGGACCTTGAAGACAAAGTCGTGGTTGCAACCGCCGCAGGAAACGGGATCGGGCGCGAGGTGATGCTCGAGTTCGGCCGACGCGGAGCTCGCTTGGTAGTCTCCGATTTCGACGCTGCAGCGGCAGAGCGCGTGGCCGCCGAATTGACCCGAGCCGGCACGCAGGCTTTCGCTGTCCGCTGTGACGTAACATCGGACAGCGACGTCAACGCCCTCGCGGAGCAAGCCTTCGAGCGCTTCGGCCAAGTGGACGTGCTGATGAACCATGCAGGGGTTCCCGCGGCGGGCCCCATCCATTCAGTCCCCTTGAGTGACTGGAAGTGGGTATTCGACGTCAACGTCCTGGGGATCGTGCGCGCCCTGAAGGCATTTCTTCCGGCGATGTCAAAGCAAGGAAGCGGGCTCATAATCAACACCGCCTCCAGCCTCGGTCTTTTTCCCGAGCAACCGTTTGCGCTTCCCTACACGACGACAAAGGCCGGAGTAATAGGGTTGACCGAAGCTCTGGCTCTTTATTGCAGGCCTATGGGGATCCGCGCCATGGCCCTCGTTCCGGACATCACGCGAACGAGCTTCCACACAAGCGGCCGCATGACGGCTCTGGACGACGACCAGTTGAAGGGGCTGCTTCCGCTCGATCAGGAGCAGTTGCCAACCGACGTCTGCCAGGCATTGTTCGAGGCAATAGACGGCAACGCCTTTATCGCGAGCAACGTCCCGAACTGGAAAAAGCTTTTGCGCGACAAGGCAGAAGATGAGCTCATGCCCAAATT includes these proteins:
- a CDS encoding SDR family NAD(P)-dependent oxidoreductase — its product is MDLEDKVVVATAAGNGIGREVMLEFGRRGARLVVSDFDAAAAERVAAELTRAGTQAFAVRCDVTSDSDVNALAEQAFERFGQVDVLMNHAGVPAAGPIHSVPLSDWKWVFDVNVLGIVRALKAFLPAMSKQGSGLIINTASSLGLFPEQPFALPYTTTKAGVIGLTEALALYCRPMGIRAMALVPDITRTSFHTSGRMTALDDDQLKGLLPLDQEQLPTDVCQALFEAIDGNAFIASNVPNWKKLLRDKAEDELMPKFRAYPGVANAVEEFARSA